In Vibrio bathopelagicus, one DNA window encodes the following:
- a CDS encoding N-acetylmannosamine-6-phosphate 2-epimerase → MKNWDITKIAKTLADTIVVSIQPVEGSPLDTTEFVVAMAKAAEMAGAPALRIESAERVAAVAKAVSIPIIGIVKRDLPDSPVRITPFVDDVKALEAAGAAIIAFDATDRVRPETRQVIAQAIVQSCCIGMADCAEFADGFWAHSQGIELIGSTLSGYTGETTPEEPDFELVTKFAQAGYLTMAEGRFNSPELCKQAIQAGALSVTVGSALTRLEVATSWYLDAAASAKIAK, encoded by the coding sequence ATGAAGAACTGGGATATCACTAAAATAGCCAAAACACTGGCCGACACTATTGTCGTTTCTATCCAACCAGTTGAAGGAAGTCCACTCGACACCACTGAGTTTGTTGTTGCTATGGCAAAGGCCGCAGAAATGGCAGGTGCACCAGCGTTAAGAATAGAAAGTGCTGAACGCGTTGCTGCTGTGGCGAAAGCCGTATCCATCCCTATCATTGGCATCGTAAAGAGAGATTTACCTGACAGCCCGGTGCGTATCACACCCTTTGTTGATGATGTGAAAGCACTAGAAGCAGCCGGTGCAGCGATTATTGCTTTCGATGCGACCGATCGAGTTAGACCGGAAACCCGCCAAGTCATTGCGCAAGCTATTGTTCAATCTTGTTGTATTGGTATGGCCGATTGTGCCGAGTTTGCAGACGGCTTCTGGGCGCATTCCCAAGGCATTGAATTGATCGGTTCTACGCTTTCTGGCTACACTGGTGAGACAACTCCAGAAGAGCCAGACTTTGAACTGGTTACCAAGTTTGCTCAAGCAGGCTATCTCACTATGGCAGAAGGAAGATTCAACTCTCCAGAACTATGTAAACAAGCCATCCAAGCCGGTGCGCTTTCAGTGACCGTAGGCTCCGCACTAACGCGTCTAGAAGTTGCAACATCGTG